The genomic stretch CCGCTGTCGCGCATGTTCATGGCATGGGCATGGCCCTGGGAGCCGAAGCCGATCACGGCGACCTTCTTCGCCTTGATCAGGTTCACATCGGCATCACGATCGTAATAGACGCGCATCTTGGGCGCTCCTCTTTGCTACTGGTCTTGGTCGAAAGGGAAAATCAGGCCGCCATGTGCGCCGTGCCGCGCGCGATGGCAACCGCCCCGGTGCGGCAAACTTCCTTGAGGCCCAGCGGGCGCATCAAGGCACAAAAGGCATCAATCTTCTCGGCATTGCCGGTCATCTCGAAGACGAAGCTCTCCGTCGTCGCGTCCACCACGCGGGCGCGGAAGGCATCGGCCAGGCGCAGCGCCTCGACGCGGCTCTCGCCCTTACCCACCACCTTGATGAGCGCCAATTCGCGCACGAGGTGCGGTCCTTCCAGCGCGAGGTCATTCACCCGGTGCACTGGCACCAGCCGGTCCAGCTGCGCCTTGATCTGCTCGATCACCATGTCGGTCCCGGTGGTGACGACGGTGATGCGCGAGAGCCGCTTCTCATCATCCACGGGCGCCACCGTCAGGCTTTCGATGTTGTACCCCCGCCCCGAGAAGAGGCCGACCACCCGGGCCAGGATTCCCGACTCGTTTTCCACCAGCACCGCGATGGTCGCGGTTCGCGAATTCATGTCTGCCATGGGTTTAGACCAGCACCATTCCGTCGTCGGTGACCGCGCGCGCGTTCTTCTCCTGGTCCGGGCCCAGGATCATGTCGTTATGCGCCGCCCCCGAGGGGATCATCGGGAAGCAGTTCTCATCCTTCGCCACGCAGATATCCGCGATGACGGGGCCGGGATGGGCGATCATCTCGCGGATCACGTCATCCAGCTGGTCGCTCGTCTCGGCGCGCAAGCCGCGGGCGTGAAAAGCTTCGGCGAGCTTCACGAAATCGGGCAGCGCCTCGGAATAGCTCTCGGAGTAGCGGCTGCCGTGCAGCAGCTCCTGCCACTGGCGCACCATGCCCATATATTCGTTGTTGAGGATGAAGACCTTCACCGGCAGGCGATACTGCGCGAGCGTGCCCATCTCCTGGATGTTCATCAGGATGGACGCCTCGCCGGCGATATCAATGCAGAGCGCATCCGGATGCGCGATCTGCACGCCCATCGCGGCCGGCAAGCCATAGCCCATGGTGCCGAGCCCGCCCGAGGTCATCCAGCGGTTCGGCTTGTCGAAGCCGAAATACTGCGCCGCCCACATCTGGTGCTGGCCCACCTCGGTGGAGATGAAGGTCTCGCGCCCCAGTTCCTGCGTGATCTCGAACAGGCGCTTCACCGCGTGCTGCGGCTTGATGATCGGCCCCGCCTGGACATAGGCAAGGCAGTTACGCGCGCGCCACTGGTCGATCTGCCGCCACCAGGCGGCCTGCGCTTCCTTCGCCACCGGCGTCGGGTCGCTCTTCCAGCACTCGATCATGGCGGCGAGCACCTGACCGGCATCGCCGACGATCGGCACATCCACCTTCACATTCTTATTGATGGAGGAGGGGTCAATATCGGCATGGATCTTCTTCGAGCCGGGGCTGAAGGCATCAAGGCGCCCGGTGATGCGGTCATCGAAGCGGGCGCCGATGTTGAACATCACGTCGCAGCCATGCATCGTGAGGTTGGCTTCGTAGGTGCCGTGCATCCCCAGCATGCCGATGAACAGCGGGTCCGAGGCCGGGAAGGCGCCCAG from Sediminicoccus sp. KRV36 encodes the following:
- the ilvN gene encoding acetolactate synthase small subunit, giving the protein MADMNSRTATIAVLVENESGILARVVGLFSGRGYNIESLTVAPVDDEKRLSRITVVTTGTDMVIEQIKAQLDRLVPVHRVNDLALEGPHLVRELALIKVVGKGESRVEALRLADAFRARVVDATTESFVFEMTGNAEKIDAFCALMRPLGLKEVCRTGAVAIARGTAHMAA
- a CDS encoding acetolactate synthase 3 large subunit; this translates as MSATTAPAADATVMTGAEVVLRALKDQGVDVIFGYPGGAVLPIYDALFQQNFIRHILVRHEQAAVHAAEGYARSTGKVGVVLVTSGPGATNAVTGLVDALMDSIPVVCLTGQVATHLIGNDAFQEADTTGITRPATKHNYLVKRSEDLARVMHDAFYVARSGRPGPVVVDLPKDILIRPAPYVDAPAVTTPHRSYRPVTSPDPKRILEAVQALKRSERPVIYAGGGVINSGPEASRLLGEFVRITGMPCTNTLMGLGAFPASDPLFIGMLGMHGTYEANLTMHGCDVMFNIGARFDDRITGRLDAFSPGSKKIHADIDPSSINKNVKVDVPIVGDAGQVLAAMIECWKSDPTPVAKEAQAAWWRQIDQWRARNCLAYVQAGPIIKPQHAVKRLFEITQELGRETFISTEVGQHQMWAAQYFGFDKPNRWMTSGGLGTMGYGLPAAMGVQIAHPDALCIDIAGEASILMNIQEMGTLAQYRLPVKVFILNNEYMGMVRQWQELLHGSRYSESYSEALPDFVKLAEAFHARGLRAETSDQLDDVIREMIAHPGPVIADICVAKDENCFPMIPSGAAHNDMILGPDQEKNARAVTDDGMVLV